In the Brassica napus cultivar Da-Ae chromosome A7, Da-Ae, whole genome shotgun sequence genome, one interval contains:
- the LOC106407294 gene encoding uncharacterized protein LOC106407294 has protein sequence MEKRLRSSLKTSAEEFLSSAVKSTLKSSKPSLKTIVNSVKPSSDLSSSLPLALLHSILHHTQSFQNPSHPPPPPPPTSPSNSPPPKRQRGNGPPPGSDSESDQQQHQILASLQVLSHVLHLCILSPKKAFSASDLLPAAQALHNSLILFESDPVLCLEIAGVCESWWKEGLIERETLIIQLLPFLLSRSLTLKKKVDVHRVYMLREAFALFDFDDEESIGDLRMLLMRCVVSPLYLKTEDGQRFLSFAFGLSRQLMKSGLAVVKAQIPFGRKSVLEGFGGILFRAWREVEDDLRGEIEEGFMQGIVDCAIHAGSSAFAASLRKVLGGFISQRTTQGVEKLLFGLAEPMIFRSLQVANSNVRLNALHLLLDLFPMEDPDATKEEKDKLLDKQFYLLEKLMSDECPDVRSVAVEGLCRVFYLFWEVIPSPTITKIITKIFNDMSHESCSEVRLSTVNGITYLLANPQSHGILKVLLPRLGHLMLDSVTSVRVAMVDLLLLLRDVRTFQFNTVVSLDVLLSVLASDQTHVAKGIARLLMPSYFPSRKRAEEACTRCRTLINRNPLAGARFCEFLVSLGATLQSARQLVGFFLDSILSDDDKLEDNQIEGLLLAAYHLCKDLVAADSGCMASLKELLPGEKLKSLLAFAPTAQAQSAVFDILAMVSPETVSEVLEDCMSLVVNCGGLPGDEGRQVEIRSVHKLLLSSNAFSDLIGTFTSTLQKTAYRCQINFGDEVERKNVYSATRKKSKSSRNSSSAKWKHVSEKNAISFEEDYSVAVGIAWQIKDLLIIEDTRKAILESSDIEELCIALKVVSQTSILQAMDVYPVLAYTSLALHMTLRNLDTDAQLNDTEDILDQTMGHILGCTEQLFQAGDNGTSDSIALKAHLGKKSKRRNSNDASEGLRSKEGGVLNKVKMLTAILKFIVESTEMGLASHFQARMLKFTSAYLKYAVSSFDHHSTGKLQFDDADLKDMILCAKSSISYAGKLINLVMREASCPLFEAFDLANDLLDLFTAVEISLGSAYASKLVTALNPWIPDLVLALGPCFINNNINNMEEEEEEEDDSYTSRFNHIKLCFPTWLLTCAKLELHEMDDTSESPHLQLPALKRLRDTIVSLVKGNSKVVDGIGYVVLMCSAVCIEKKDYSTVLGLLRFLCVKLVSREKEEDREWKELDTMLVSLPRIYPMIEREIGEERDEEEVKKLEAARELLLPVWTYHVYETGRFRMMEEEEE, from the exons ATGGAGAAGAGGCTCCGGTCATCTCTCAAGACATCCGCCGAGGAATTCCTCTCCTCAGCCGTCAAATCAACCCTAAAATCCTCAAAACCGTCTCTGAAAACCATCGTCAACTCCGTAAAGCCCTCGTCGGACCTCTCATCTTCTCTCCCACTCGCTCTCCTCCACTCCATACTCCACCACACTCAATCCTTCCAGAATCCATcgcatcctcctcctcctcctcctcctactTCTCCCTCTAATTCGCCTCCACCAAAACGCCAACGTGGCAACGGACCACCACCCGGATCCGACTCGGAATCGGATCAGCAACAGCACCAGATCCTCGCTTCTCTCCAGGTCCTCTCTCATGTGCTCCACTTGTGCATTCTATCTCCCAAGAAAGCCTTCTCCGCCTCCGATCTACTCCCCGCGGCACAAGCTTTGCATAATAGTCTCATCCTCTTCGAGTCGGATCCGGTTCTGTGCCTGGAGATAGCCGGAGTCTGCGAGTCTTGGTGGAAGGAAGGGCTCATCGAGAGAGAAACTCTGATCATTCAGTTGTTACCGTTTCTGTTATCGAGGTCACTGACGCTGAAGAAGAAAGTAGACGTACATCGAGTCTACATGCTGAGGGAAGCGTTCGCATTGTTCGATTTCGACGACGAAGAGAGCATCGGAGATCTGAGGATGCTCCTCATGCGCTGCGTCGTTTCGCCTCTGTATTTGAAGACAGAGGACGGCCAGAGGTTTCTCTCTTTCGCGTTCGGGCTCAGCAGGCAGCTGATGAAGTCGGGACTCGCCGTTGTTAAAGCTCAGATTCCTTTCGGGAGGAAGTCGGTGCTGGAAGGCTTCGGTGGGATTCTGTTTAGAGCTTGGAGAGAGGTTGAGGATGATTTGAGAGGTGAGATCGAAGAAGGTTTTATGCAGGGGATTGTTGATTGTGCTATTCACGCCGGTTCGTCCGCCTTTGCTGCTTCTCTAAGGAAGGTTCTCGGAGGGTTTATTAGCCAGAGGACTACTCAAGGTGTTGAGAAGCTCCTCTTTGGCCTCGCTGAGCCTATGATATTCCGATCGTTGCAG GTTGCAAATTCAAATGTTCGTTTAAACGCGTTACATTTGCTTCTGGATCTTTTCCCAATGGAGGATCCGGATGcaacaaaagaagagaaagataaGCTGCTTGACAAACAGTTCTACTTGTTGGAAAAACTAATGAGCGATGAATGCCCCGATGTAAGGTCTGTTGCTGTGGAAGGTCTCTGTCGAGTTTTCTATCTTTTCTGGGAAGTGATCCCGTCGCCAACGATTACCAAGATCATCACCAAGATCTTCAACGACATGTCGCATGAGTCTTGCAGTGAGGTTAGGCTTTCGACGGTTAATGGTATAACTTATCTCCTCGCGAACCCTCAGTCCCATGGTATTCTTAAGGTGCTTCTGCCAAGACTGGGGCATTTGATGCTGGATAGTGTTACTTCTGTACGGGTTGCCATGGTAGATTTGCTCCTGCTCTTGAGAGATGTGCGTACTTTCCAGTTTAACACGGTAGTGAGTTTGGATGTGTTATTATCTGTGCTTGCTTCTGACCAAACTCATGTTGCTAAGGGAATCGCACGGCTGCTGATGCCATCCTATTTTCCATCGAGAAAGAGAGCTGAGGAGGCCTGCACGCGATGTAGGACACTCATAAACAGAAACCCACTTGCTGGTGCAAGGTTCTGCGAGTTTTTAGTATCTTTAGGAGCAACCCTTCAATCTGCACGGCAGCTGGTGGGATTCTTCTTGGATTCGATCTTGTCAGATGATGATAAGCTAGAGGATAACCAGATTGAAGGCTTGCTTCTTGCTGCGTACCATCTCTGTAAAGATCTGGTTGCTGCTGATTCTGGGTGTATGGCCTCTCTTAAAGAGTTGTTACCTGGAGAAAAACTGAAAAGCTTGCTAGCTTTTGCACCCACTGCGCAGGCTCAGTCAGCTGTCTTTGATATTCTTGCTATGGTCTCCCCTGAAACCGTCTCTGAGGTACTAGAGGATTGCATGAGTTTGGTTGTTAATTGTGGTGGTTTGCCTGGTGATGAAGGAAGACAGGTCGAGATTAGGTCTGTACACAAGTTACTCCTGTCTTCTAATGCGTTTTCTGACCTCATTGGAACTTTTACCAGTACCCTGCAGAAGACTGCGTACCGCTGCCAGATCAATTTCGGCGATGAAGTAGAGAGAAAGAATGTATACTCAGCGACGAGGAAGAAATCAAAGTCCTCTAGAAATTCATCTTCCGCAAAGTGGAAACATGTTAGCGAGAAAAATGCAATCAGCTTCGAGGAAGATTATTCGGTAGCTGTAGGAATAGCATGGCAGATAAAGGATTTACTTATCATCGAAGATACTCGTAAAGCAATACTCGAGTCTTCTGATATTGAGGAGTTATGCATAGCCTTGAAAGTCGTCTCCCAGACTAGCATACTGCAAGCCATGGACGTGTACCCTGTATTAGCATATACTTCTCTTGCTTTACACATGACTCTTCGGAATCTTGATACGGATGCTCAGTTGAATGATACCGAG gatATTCTGGACCAAACAATGGGTCACATTCTAGGCTGTACAGAACAACTATTCCAGGCAGGTGACAATGGAACGTCAGACTCCATAGCTCTAAAGGCGCACCTTGGCAAGAaatcaaaaagaagaaattcAAATGATG CTTCAGAGGGTCTTAGATCAAAGGAAGGAGGTGTACTGAACAAGGTGAAGATGCTAACTGCGATTCTCAAGTTTATCGTTGAGTCTACAGAGATGGGTCTAGCTTCCCATTTCCAAGCAAGAATGCTGAAGTTCACATCTGCGTATCTGAAGTACGCCGTCTCCAGTTTCGACCACCATTCAACTGGTAAGTTACAATTTGATGATGCAGATTTGAAGGACATGATTCTGTGTGCCAAAAGCTCGATCAGTTATGCCGGGAAGTTGATAAACCTGGTGATGAGAGAAGCGTCATGCCCTTTGTTTGAAGCTTTTGACCTTGCAAATGACCTGCTTGATCTATTCACCGCGGTGGAGATATCGTTAGGGTCGGCTTATGCATCAAAACTCGTGACAGCTTTAAACCCTTGGATACCAGATTTGGTTCTTGCATTAGGACCTTGTTTCATCAACAATAACATCAACaacatggaagaagaagaagaagaagaagacgattcATACACCAGCAGATTCAATCACATCAAACTCTGCTTTCCGACATGGCTTCTTACATGCGCGAAGCTTGAGCTACATGAAATGGATGACACGTCAGAATCACCTCATCTCCAACTCCCGGCACTGAAAAGACTGAGAGATACCATAGTTTCGTTGGTGAAAGGTAACTCAAAAGTGGTTGATGGAATCGGTTACGTTGTTTTGATGTGTTCAGCCGTGTGTATAGAGAAGAAAGATTACAGTACAGTTTTAGGGTTGTTGCGCTTTCTATGTGTGAAGTTGGTTAgtagagaaaaagaagaagatagagaGTGGAAAGAGCTCGACACAATGTTGGTCTCGCTTCCGAGGATTTACCCaatgatagagagagagattggtGAAGAAAGAGATGAAGAGGAAGTGAAGAAGCTCGAGGCCGCAAGAGAATTGCTTCTACCTGTGTGGACCTACCATGTCTATGAAACCGGAAGGTTTCGCAtgatggaggaagaagaagaatag
- the LOC125576276 gene encoding putative F-box/LRR-repeat protein At1g56400, translated as MTRFNPIMQPYQECIYKHSLQHLYIRYKSANTSSFSFKFLHFLLITIMDSSDQADRISNLPDVLLVLIISCLSFKECVQTCALSKRWRSVYLETRNVSFKETDFLSPSVDANPIRNALGRIVFVDYVRCWVARIHDHPIDTFEISISYPKTYLDLIESLIVFAVRKKVKNLVLDFSNQAWRNFHDVNNQDLVVEIPQSVYDLTSLESLKVAACMDFDPAKLSNLGKLKSVSFGWMELKNLEPLLKTSRIESLSMNECWGLDFELVSGDMREVAIKNCDFFLNCTFDLPRVDILKYSGDILRFEFDKMNTIISEVEFDFRALDNNKDESNNPNTVEGGMLCHLLNNLLDNGGRSATTLTVCPFLLKVCL; from the coding sequence ATGACTAGATTCAATCCTATCATGCAACCCTATCAAGAGTGTATATATAAGCACTCTCTGCAGCATCTATATATCAGATACAAATCTGCAAACACCTCTAGcttttctttcaaatttctCCACTTTCTCTTGATTACCATAATGGATTCGAGTGATCAAGCAGACAGAATATCAAATCTACCAGATGTTCTTTTGGTCCTCATCATTTCATGCTTATCTTTCAAGGAATGTGTTCAAACATGTGCCCTCTCCAAGCGGTGGAGATCTGTCTATCTTGAGACAAGGAATGTTTCTTTCAAGGAAACCGACTTTTTGAGCCCTTCTGTCGACGCAAATCCCATAAGAAATGCTTTGGGTAGGATTGTATTCGTTGATTACGTGCGTTGTTGGGTCGCTAGAATCCATGACCATCCCATCGATACGTTCGAGATCTCTATCTCGTATCCGAAGACTTACTTGGATCTGATAGAGTCCCTGATAGTGTTCGCGGTCAGAAAAAAGGTCAAGAACTTGGTTCTTGATTTCTCAAACCAGGCATGGAGAAACTTTCATGATGTAAACAATCAAGATTTGGTTGTCGAAATCCCACAAAGTGTCTATGATCTAACGAGTCTCGAGTCGTTGAAAGTTGCCGCTTGCATGGACTTCGACCCCGCAAAACTATCAAACCTAGGGAAGCTCAAAAGCGTCTCTTTCGGCTGGATGGAACTGAAGAATCTTGAGCCTTTGCTAAAGACTTCAAGGATTGAGAGTTTAAGTATGAACGAGTGCTGGGGGCTTGATTTTGAATTGGTATCAGGGGATATGAGAGAAGTTGCAATCAAAAACTGCGACTTTTTCCTTAACTGCACCTTTGACCTCCCTAGAGTTGACATACTCAAGTACTCGGGAGATATTTTACGCTTCGAGTTTGATAAAATGAATACCATCATAAGCGAAGTTGAATTTGATTTCCGGGCATTGGACAATAACAAAGATGAATCAAACAATCCGAACACCGTAGAAGGAGGAATGCTTTGTCATCTTCTTAATAATCTCCTTGATAATGGTGGTCGATCTGCTACGACCTTAACGGTCTGTCCGTTTCTACTCAAGGTATGTCTTTAG
- the LOC106408650 gene encoding histone acetyltransferase HAC2-like yields MAASDMWSNESVGVHDNTDLEAKDLPETILSHFIERRLTKRLKEERRQTAEATGKSLDDVSLPDDLTLRVVFSADKSTHINKTFADFLHDEHYPSEFPYRSKVILLFQKIEGVDVCIFALLVQEFGSECSQPNKRSVYISYLDSVKYFRPERVTFSGEALRTFVYHEILIGYLEYCKFRGFTTGYIWSCPPQKGEDFVMYSHPKTQQTPSTKKLREWYVSMLDKAKEQSVVTNVTNLYDRFFVPTCNITAARLPYFEGSFWSSSAELLMSQETESGVENVKSLSRRALKGNKIKDSNDAKNILLMRKLGIRISNQKEDFIVVDLHYTCTRCSETILSGLRWFCKKCKDLQLCQRCHELEEELLGEHTHTMNGEEHSLSQAIMNIQSTTEDNDVILGNNTFESRQMFLSFSQKHNYRFDTLRRAKNSSMMILHHLHTSNKLHQSQISSGALLQVVTCTSCQKDVSTTIYYTSLCCPSYRACTSCYSNSKYLRLRHLFPVTPCIHGIPPRTVVVSSKQIYGRCCAKEQFAMRGLR; encoded by the exons ATGGCAGCATCAGATATGTG GAGTAACGAAAGCGTGGGAGTTCATGACAATACGGATTTGGAGGCGAAAGATTTGCCTGAAACCATCCTAAGCCACTTTATAGAGAGAAGGCTAACGAAGCGGCTCAAAGAAGAAAGACGCCAAACCGCAGAGGCTACTGGGAAGAGCCTTGATGAT GTATCACTACCAGATGATCTTACTCTCAGGGTCGTGTTCTCAGCTGACAAAAGCACACATATCAACAAAACATTTGCGGATTTTCTTCACGACGAACACTATCCTAGTGAATTCCCTTACAGATCGAAG GTGATTCTTCTGTTTCAGAAAATTGAAGGAGTTGATGTATGCATATTTGCGTTGTTAGTCCAAGAGTTTGGATCGGAATGTAGTCAACCAAACAAACGCAGCGTATACATCTCTTATCTCGACTCCGTCAAGTACTTTAGACCCGAGAGAGTAACGTTTTCAGGAGAAGCTCTTCGAACTTTCGTTTATCATGAAATACTG attggATATCTTGAGTATTGTAAGTTTCGAGGTTTCACAACGGGTTATATATGGTCGTGTCCACCTCAGAAAGGAGAAGACTTCGTTATGTACTCTCATCCTAAGACTCAGCAAACCCCCAGCACTAAGAAGCTTCGTGAATG gTATGTGTCAATGCTGGATAAAGCCAAGGAGCAGAGCGTGGTGACGAATGTTACAAACTTGTATGATCGGTTCTTCGTTCCGACATGCAATATTACAGCTGCACGGTTGCCTTACTTTGAAGGATCTTTCTGGTCCTCTAGTGCTGAGCTTCTGATGAGTCAAGAAACCGAGAGTGGAGTCGAGAATGTTAAATCACTTTCTAGAAGAGCACTAAAGGGCAACAAAATTAAGGACTCCAATGATGCTAAAAATATTCTCCTGATGCGAAAG CTTGGAATACGGATATCAAACCAAAAGGAGGATTTCATCGTGGTGGACTTGCATTATACATGCACACGATGCTCGGAGACCATATTGTCTGGATTGAGATGGTTTTGCAAGAAGTGCAAGGATCTTCAATTGTGTCAAAG ATGTCATGAACTAGAAGAAGAGCTTCTTGGGGAACACACACATACTATGAACGGGGAGGAGCACTCGCTTTCACAGGCCATTATGAACATACAGTCTACAACAGAAGATAATGATGTCATCCTAGGAAACAACACGTTCGAAAGCAGACAAATGTTCTTAAGCTTCTCTCAGAAGCATAACTACAGATTCGACACTCTTCGACGCGCCAAGAACTCTTCTATGATGATACTTCACCATCTTCACACTTCAAACAAGCTTCACCAGTCTCAGATATCCAGTGGTGCTCTCCTTCAAGTAGTGACCTGCACGTCCTGCCAAAAGGATGTTTCGACAACGATTTACTACACTTCTTTGTGCTGTCCATCTTACCGAGCTTGCACTTCATGCTATAGCAATAGTAAATATCTTCGTCTGCGTCATCTCTTCCCCGTAACCCCTTGTATTCACGGAATACCGCCTAGAACTGTAGTGGTGAGTAGCAAGCAG ATCTACGGCCGCTG TTGTGCGAAGGAGCAGTTCGCTATGAGAGGTTTGAGGTAA
- the LOC125576275 gene encoding histone acetyltransferase HAC2-like, producing MPEFNKGVMRPNLNAVPNQQLSIQPDANIDKECYRSKRSNYHLGVPDDDTDEDVVFLGEILPSDSGHHCPSKRQRVEAHPPPQDDETLRSGVEVVEPMESDEQTKREGEANTADTTVPLEKPKKRDVSLVERFTEEEIEMHLKSLHEGRVELKNIETCQLCGESELLFPAPPLYCSLCNYRIQDESLYYIPEETISGAQHQICSPCYDHCRRQKFTLSGVDIVKANMLKLNNANNQDTEAVSFISLSLYIYFFSTFT from the coding sequence ATGCCTGAATTTAACAAAGGTGTGATGCGTCCAAATCTTAACGCCGTGCCTAATCAGCAGTTGAGCATACAGCCAGATGCTAACATTGACAAAGAGTGTTATAGATCCAAAAGATCTAATTATCATCTCGGAGTACCAGATGATGATACGGATGAGGATGTGGTGTTCCTTGGAGAAATATTACCGTCAGATAGTGGTCATCACTGTCCATCAAAGCGACAGAGAGTCGAAGCACATCCTCCTCCTCAGGATGATGAGACACTAAGATCTGGAGTGGAAGTTGTTGAACCGATGGAAAGTGATGAACAGACCAAACGCGAGGGCGAGGCTAATACAGCTGACACAACAGTGCCTTTGGAAAAGCCTAAAAAGAGAGACGTCTCACTGGTGGAACGTTTcacagaagaagaaatagaaatgCATTTAAAGAGTCTCCACGAGGGACGTGTTGAGCTCAAGAATATTGAAACATGTCAACTGTGTGGCGAAAGCGAACTCTTGTTTCCAGCACCACCACTCTACTGCTCGCTTTGCAACTACCGCATCCAAGATGAATCTCTATATTACATCCCAGAGGAAACAATAAGCGGTGCGCAACATCAAATCTGTAGTCCATGTTACGATCACTGTAGACGCCAAAAGTTCACGTTATCTGGAGTCGATATCGTAAAGGCCAATATGCTTAAATTAAATAACGCTAACAATCAAGACACAGAAGCTGTaagcttcatctctctctctctatatatatatttcttcagTACATTTACATAG
- the LOC125575266 gene encoding glycerophosphodiester phosphodiesterase GDPDL3-like codes for MIQSTNSSVLIDFKKQSIKYETVYKVEEKIGDIISDSAIEDIKKFANAVVIIKKSVFPLYDDGFIIRQTNVVEKLHKSKLPVYLEVFQNEFVSQPFDFFSDPTVEINSYVNGAGVNGTITEFPYTAARYKSIDTRLST; via the coding sequence ATGATTCAGTCAACGAACAGTTCTGTTCTTATTGACTTCAAGAAGCAGAGCATCAAGTATGAGACTGTCTACAAAGTTGAAGAAAAAATTGGTGATATAATAAGTGACTCTGCCATCGAAGACATAAAGAAGTTCGCTAACGCTGTTGTCATCATTAAAAAATCAGTCTTTCCCTTATATGACGATGGATTCATCATAAGGCAAACCAATGTTGTGGAGAAGCTGCACAAGTCTAAGCTCCCGGTTTATCTGGAGGTGTTTCAGAACGAGTTTGTATCTCAACCATTCGACTTCTTCTCTGATCCAACCGTTGAGATAAACTCTTATGTCAATGGAGCTGGTGTAAATGGAACCATCACAGAGTTTCCTTACACAGCTGCAAGATACAAAAGTATAGACACAAGATTATCCACTTAA